From Rhododendron vialii isolate Sample 1 chromosome 10a, ASM3025357v1, the proteins below share one genomic window:
- the LOC131304679 gene encoding probable 1-deoxy-D-xylulose-5-phosphate synthase 2, chloroplastic — protein MATSGSVIKINPSVSSSPTTVPRKSLSCRKQFSVRASAVAGSDGEEGGRRGKTMRRRDKEGAWEIDFSGEKPPTPLLDTINYPVHMKNLSAQDLEQLAAELRADIVFTVAKIGGHLSGSLGVVELAVALHHVFNTPEDKIIWDVGHQAYPHKILTGRRSRMHTIRKTSGLAGFPKRDESIYDAFGAGHSSTSISAGLGMAVGRDLLGKNNNVISVIGDGAMTAGQAYEAMNNAGFLDSNLIVVLNDNKQVSLPTATLDGPATPVGALSSTLAKIQASPKFRKLREAAKGITKQIGPQAHEVAAKVDEYARGMISGSGSTLFEELGLYYIGPVDGHHIEDLVTIFEEVKAMPAPGPVLIHIVTEKGKGYPPAEAAPDRMHGVVKFDPKTGKQFKPKSPTLSYTQYFAESLIKEAEVDKKIVAIHAAMGGGTGLNYFHKRFPNRCFDVGIAEQHAVTFAAGLATEGLKPFCAIYSSFLQRGYDQVVHDVDLQKLPVRFAMDRAGLVGADGPTHCGAFDVAYMACLPNMVVMAPSDEAELMHMVATAAAIDDRPCCFRFPRGNGIGAVLPPNNKGTPIEIGKGRILMEGDRVAILGYGTIVQQCVEAAGFLQSQNIYVTVVDARFCKPLDADLITRLANEHEILITAEEGSVGGFGSHVSHFLSLKGLLDGPLKLRSMFLPDRYIDHGSPQDQIEEAGLSSRHICATVLSLLGKPKQALNFK, from the exons TTCTCCGTAAGAGCATCGGCGGTTGCCGGCTCAGACGgagaggaaggaggaagaagagggaaGACGATGAGAAGGAGAGATAAAGAGGGGGCTTGGGAGATTGATTTCTCCGGCGAGAAGCCGCCGACACCGTTGCTTGATACAATCAACTACCCAGTTCACATGAAGAATCTCTCAGcacag GATCTTGAACAACTAGCAGCTGAGCTAAGAGCAGATATAGTGTTCACTGTGGCAAAGATAGGGGGACATCTTAGCGGAAGCTTAGGAGTTGTGGAGTTGGCTGTGGCTCTGCACCATGTTTTCAACACCCCTGAAGACAAAATCATATGGGATGTTGGCCATCAG GCATACCCACATAAGATTTTGACAGGGAGGAGATCAAGAATGCACACAATTAGGAAAACTTCGGGGCTAGCAGGCTTTCCTAAGAGGGATGAAAGCATCTATGATGCTTTTGGTGCAGGCCATAGTTCTACAAGCATCTCTGCTGGTCTTG gtaTGGCAGTTGGAAGAGACTTGTTAGGCAAGAATAACAATGTGATTTCTGTGATTGGGGATGGAGCCATGACTGCAGGACAAGCATACGAAGCCATGAACAATGCAGGGTTTCTTGATTCTAACCTGATTGTGGTGTTGAATGACAACAAACAAGTCTCCTTGCCCACTGCTACTCTTGATGGCCCTGCTACTCCTGTTGGAGCCCTCAGTAGTACCCTGGCCAAGATCCAAGCTAGCCCAAAGTTCCGAAAACTCCGTGAGGCTGCAAAA GGTATCACAAAGCAAATTGGACCACAGGCACATGAAGTGGCAGCAAAAGTAGACGAGTACGCAAGGGGTATGATTAGCGGTTCTGGCTCGACTCTCTTCGAAGAGCTTGGGTTGTATTACATAGGTCCAGTTGATGGGCACCATATAGAAGATTTGGTAACCATTTTTGAGGAAGTAAAAGCAATGCCAGCACCAGGTCCTGTTCTCATACACATAGTTACCGAGAAAGGGAAGGGCTATCCACCAGCTGAGGCAGCACCTGATAGAATGCACG GGGTCGTCAAGTTTGATCCGAAAACAGGAAAGCAATTTAAGCCCAAATCCCCTACACTTTCATATACCCAATACTTTGCTGAATCTTTGATAAAAGAAGCCGAGGTAGATAAGAAGATTGTAGCCATCCATGCGGCAATGGGTGGTGGGACTGGCCTCAACTACTTCCACAAAAGGTTTCCAAATCGATGCTTTGACGTGGGTATCGCAGAGCAACATGCTGTCACATTCGCAGCCGGTTTAGCCACAGAGGGTCTCAAGCCATTCTGCGCTATCTATTCATCGTTCCTGCAGCGGGGCTATGATCAG GTGGTGCATGATGTGGATCTTCAGAAACTACCTGTTCGATTTGCAATGGACCGAGCTGGTCTAGTAGGTGCAGATGGACCGACTCACTGTGGAGCATTTGATGTCGCATACATGGCTTGTTTGCCAAACATGGTGGTCATGGCTCCCTCCGATGAAGCAGAACTGATGCACATGGTGGCCACAGCAGCAGCCATTGATGACAGGCCTTGTTGCTTCAGGTTCCCAAGGGGTAATGGGATTGGAGCAGTCCTTCCTCCTAACAACAAGGGAACACCAATTGAG ATTGGAAAGGGGAGAATACTGATGGAAGGCGATAGAGTTGCTATTCTGGGATATGGGACAATAGTACAGCAGTGTGTGGAAGCTGCCGGCTTTCTTCAATCCCAAAACATATATGTGACAGTAGTCGATGCAAGATTCTGTAAACCATTAGATGCAGATCTCATCACAAGATTAGCAAATGAACACGAAATCTTAATAACCGCGGAAGAAGGTTCTGTTGGAGGTTTCGGATCTCATGTTTCTCACTTTTTAAGCTTAAAAGGCCTTCTGGATGGACCCCTAAAG TTGAGGTCAATGTTCCTCCCTGACAGATACATCGACCACGGTTCACCCCAAGATCAGATTGAAGAAGCAGGTCTCTCTTCGAGACACATCTGTGCGACAGTGTTATCGCTATTGGGAAAGCCTAAACAAGCTCTTAACTTCAAGTGA